A stretch of Alkalicella caledoniensis DNA encodes these proteins:
- a CDS encoding M24 family metallopeptidase, giving the protein MKRTGIDMWVVLAREYNEDPVYKTLIPYLQRTASRLSGLVFYLDSSDVLECLSISRPSPTLEKFYKGMWDSNTESQWESLNRIISERNPKNIGINTSKDYALADGLSQGLYELLHQNLSIHQSKIVSAEKLCIGWLETRSQLELKKYHPIYNIVIDIIEEAFSSRVITPNKTTTDEVQWWIMQRINDLGLEAWFTPTVDLQRKGIKENRISNTTITHGDILHCDVGIKYLGLSTDTQRVAYVLHPNETEVPRGIKAALSNCNDFQDIVAENFVPNRTGNEIFTSSMEEAKKLGMKAMLYTHPIGYHGHGIGPIIGLWDNQGVVPVRGDYPLYHDTCYALELNAQKMYQSGIIKR; this is encoded by the coding sequence ATGAAAAGAACTGGGATAGACATGTGGGTTGTGCTGGCAAGGGAGTATAACGAAGACCCAGTATATAAAACTTTGATACCTTATTTACAAAGGACAGCTTCAAGGCTTTCTGGTTTAGTTTTTTATCTGGATTCTAGCGATGTCCTTGAGTGCCTAAGTATAAGTAGGCCTAGCCCGACCTTGGAAAAATTCTATAAAGGAATGTGGGATAGCAACACTGAATCTCAGTGGGAATCCTTAAACAGGATTATATCTGAAAGGAATCCAAAAAATATAGGTATCAACACCTCAAAGGACTATGCCCTTGCAGATGGTTTAAGTCAAGGGCTCTATGAGCTGCTACACCAAAATCTAAGTATCCACCAAAGTAAAATAGTCAGTGCTGAAAAACTATGTATAGGCTGGCTAGAAACCCGGAGCCAACTTGAGCTTAAAAAATACCATCCAATTTACAATATAGTCATTGATATAATCGAAGAAGCCTTTTCGAGCAGGGTGATTACCCCAAATAAAACTACAACCGATGAGGTGCAATGGTGGATAATGCAGAGGATAAATGACCTAGGCCTTGAAGCTTGGTTTACACCCACAGTAGACTTACAAAGAAAAGGTATAAAGGAAAATAGAATATCTAATACCACCATCACCCACGGTGATATATTGCACTGTGATGTTGGGATTAAGTATTTAGGGCTTAGCACAGATACCCAGAGGGTAGCCTATGTTCTACACCCTAATGAGACAGAAGTACCCAGGGGTATAAAGGCTGCTTTAAGTAACTGTAATGACTTCCAAGACATAGTGGCCGAAAACTTTGTTCCAAATCGAACTGGAAATGAAATATTCACCTCTTCAATGGAGGAAGCAAAAAAACTAGGTATGAAGGCAATGCTTTACACTCATCCCATAGGGTATCATGGACATGGCATAGGGCCAATAATTGGCCTTTGGGATAATCAAGGTGTAGTACCGGTAAGAGGGGATTACCCCCTTTATCATGATACCTGTTACGCTTTAGAGCTTAATGCTCAAAAGATGTACCAGAGTGGGATAATCAAGAGGTAA
- a CDS encoding ABC transporter ATP-binding protein, translating to MKKKSVVKILWRVGLEARKYKFHLIVAMLSTLALTAVNLSAPRVLTSMTAMVEQGISQDQLGDIGKLTLILLGLYLFKITFRFMASYLSHKAAWQLVEDMRMKVYNKIQGFSMSFFHDKQTGDLMSRVVNDTATFELLYAHIIPETVTNVVTLVGVTVILLSINFRLALLTAIPIPFILICSWIFATKVRPNFRVMQKSLAGLNSQLQDNISGIKEIQAFGQQDRETARVEKKASIFTSSMLKALKLSAVYHPSVEFITSIGTIMVVGFGGYFAYQGQISVSDIVGFLLYLSLFYAPISGIANLLEQAQQALAGAERVLDILDTPNDIIDEPGAKDLSDVKGEIEFDNVSFHYIEESPILKNVSFTAEPGKMIALVGPTGVGKSTTTQLAARFYEPIEGTIRIDGNDLRSIKLQSLRSQIAMVLQDTFLFNGTIAENIAYPRQHVEMDEIIEAARIARIHDDIMQMPNKYETKIGERGIKLSGGQKQRLSIARAILCKAPVLILDEATASVDVETEAHIQQAINDLAGTRTIIAIAHRLSTVRKADQILVFENGEIVQRGNHDQLMAQEGLYRRMCIAQEKGAKLEEEIA from the coding sequence TTGAAAAAGAAATCTGTTGTTAAGATTTTATGGCGTGTGGGGTTGGAAGCAAGAAAATATAAGTTCCATCTAATAGTTGCCATGTTGAGTACTTTGGCCCTAACGGCAGTTAACCTATCTGCCCCAAGGGTGTTAACAAGTATGACTGCCATGGTGGAGCAGGGAATCTCCCAAGACCAACTTGGGGATATTGGAAAACTGACCCTAATTTTACTAGGCCTTTATCTCTTTAAAATAACCTTTAGGTTTATGGCTAGCTACCTATCCCATAAAGCTGCTTGGCAACTAGTAGAAGATATGCGTATGAAGGTATATAACAAAATTCAAGGTTTTTCCATGAGCTTTTTCCATGACAAGCAAACCGGTGATTTAATGAGCCGTGTAGTTAATGATACGGCTACATTCGAGCTTCTTTACGCTCACATCATACCAGAAACAGTGACAAATGTAGTTACTCTAGTGGGAGTTACTGTTATATTACTATCAATAAACTTTAGGCTTGCCCTGTTAACAGCTATACCTATACCATTTATTTTAATATGTTCATGGATTTTTGCTACTAAAGTACGCCCAAATTTTAGGGTTATGCAAAAATCCTTAGCTGGCCTTAACTCCCAATTGCAAGATAACATTTCAGGTATAAAGGAAATACAAGCATTTGGTCAACAAGATAGAGAAACTGCTAGGGTAGAGAAAAAAGCATCCATCTTTACCAGTAGTATGCTTAAAGCCCTAAAGCTTAGTGCAGTTTATCATCCTAGTGTTGAGTTTATAACGTCCATAGGTACAATAATGGTTGTAGGTTTCGGTGGTTATTTTGCATATCAAGGACAGATATCCGTATCTGATATTGTAGGGTTCTTGTTATATCTTTCATTATTCTATGCACCTATTTCCGGTATAGCTAACCTTTTAGAACAGGCTCAACAAGCTTTAGCAGGAGCTGAAAGGGTACTGGATATTCTAGATACACCCAATGATATAATTGATGAGCCTGGTGCAAAGGATTTATCTGATGTAAAAGGTGAAATAGAGTTTGATAATGTAAGCTTTCACTATATTGAGGAAAGTCCTATATTAAAAAATGTCAGCTTTACAGCAGAACCAGGAAAGATGATAGCCCTTGTTGGGCCTACAGGTGTAGGTAAGTCAACTACAACTCAATTAGCTGCTAGATTCTATGAGCCAATAGAAGGAACTATTAGAATAGATGGTAATGACCTTCGTTCAATCAAATTGCAAAGTTTAAGATCACAAATTGCCATGGTACTACAAGATACATTTTTGTTCAATGGTACTATAGCAGAAAATATAGCTTATCCCCGTCAACATGTGGAGATGGATGAAATAATTGAGGCAGCTCGTATAGCAAGGATTCATGATGATATTATGCAGATGCCAAATAAATATGAAACTAAAATAGGAGAGAGGGGTATAAAGCTCTCCGGTGGACAAAAGCAAAGGTTATCTATTGCAAGGGCAATCTTATGTAAGGCCCCTGTGTTAATACTTGATGAAGCTACAGCATCGGTGGATGTTGAAACAGAAGCTCATATCCAACAGGCAATTAACGACCTAGCTGGAACAAGAACAATCATTGCCATAGCCCATCGTTTATCCACAGTTAGGAAAGCTGACCAAATACTAGTTTTCGAAAACGGAGAAATAGTTCAGCGGGGGAACCATGATCAACTAATGGCACAAGAAGGACTGTATCGTCGCATGTGTATCGCCCAAGAAAAAGGAGCAAAACTAGAAGAAGAGATAGCATAA
- a CDS encoding DNA gyrase/topoisomerase IV subunit A — protein MSKLTHLNVIDTLEKNYMPYSMSVIVSRALPEIDGLKPSHRKLLYTMYKMGLLKGAKTKSANIVGQTMKLNPHGDGAIYETMVRLTRGNEALLHPLVDSKGNFGKNYSKEMAYAAPRYTEAKLDGICEEFFNDINKNTVDFMPNYDNTMQEPKLLPTTFPNILANPNMGIAVGMASSICSFNLKEVCQTTIEFLKNEEVDILEYLKAPDFSSGGQLILNKRELKAIYETGRGSFSLRGKYVYDQKNNCIDIYQIPYTTTTEAIIDKIIELVKGGKIKEINDIRDETDKEGLKITLDLKRNTDAEHLMNRLFKMTTLQDTFSCNFNILIHGKPMVLGVKQIIKEWTSFRIGCIKRQLAHDIEQKTQRLHLLKGLEKILLDIDRAVQIVRDTKKDKEVVPNLMKGFEIDEIQAEFIADIKLRNFNQEYILNKTKDIKALEKDIKNLESTLKNEEKVKKIIITELEQVAEKYGKPRKTEIIEEKHIEVVTVENLIEDYNVKFFITSENYLKKIPLTSLRSSSNGQKLKDDDFITQEIEGTNKSELLLFSNKAVVYKVRAYELEDKKTSSLGDYLKNLLNLADDERIIYMAVTDDYTGYMLFFYKNGKCAKIPLESYQTKTNRKQLANAYSDDEKLIHIEHIKEEKELVAASSIKKVLVFNTGEISPKTTRNSVGVQVLKPKKGSSLTMIKELDKVNFNNIDYYRGKVAAIGTFLKRDDSLEKVEELTFEGLDE, from the coding sequence ATGTCTAAGCTAACCCACCTTAATGTAATAGATACACTAGAAAAAAACTATATGCCCTACTCAATGAGTGTTATTGTATCTAGGGCACTACCTGAAATAGATGGACTAAAGCCATCTCACCGCAAGCTCTTATATACCATGTATAAAATGGGTCTCCTTAAAGGAGCAAAAACCAAGTCTGCAAATATTGTAGGACAAACCATGAAGCTTAACCCCCATGGTGACGGAGCTATATACGAAACAATGGTACGTCTTACTCGAGGTAATGAAGCACTACTACATCCATTGGTGGACAGTAAGGGTAACTTCGGTAAAAACTACTCTAAAGAGATGGCATATGCAGCACCGAGGTATACTGAAGCAAAACTAGATGGGATTTGTGAAGAATTCTTCAACGATATCAATAAAAACACCGTTGATTTTATGCCCAACTACGATAACACCATGCAAGAACCAAAGCTACTACCCACAACCTTCCCCAATATTTTAGCTAACCCTAATATGGGTATAGCTGTAGGTATGGCTAGCTCCATATGCAGCTTCAACTTAAAGGAAGTTTGTCAAACAACAATTGAGTTCCTTAAGAACGAAGAAGTTGATATACTTGAGTATCTAAAAGCACCTGATTTTTCTTCAGGTGGTCAACTAATACTCAACAAAAGGGAACTAAAAGCCATATACGAAACAGGAAGAGGAAGTTTCTCCCTAAGGGGTAAGTATGTATACGATCAAAAGAATAACTGTATAGACATATACCAGATACCCTATACAACAACCACAGAAGCAATAATTGATAAAATTATTGAGCTAGTTAAGGGTGGGAAAATAAAGGAAATAAATGACATTCGTGATGAAACAGATAAAGAAGGCCTTAAGATAACCTTAGATCTTAAACGAAACACCGATGCAGAGCACTTGATGAATAGGCTATTTAAAATGACAACCCTGCAAGATACCTTTAGCTGTAATTTCAATATCTTAATCCATGGTAAACCAATGGTACTAGGGGTAAAACAAATTATAAAAGAATGGACAAGCTTTAGAATAGGGTGTATAAAAAGACAGCTTGCCCATGATATAGAACAAAAAACTCAAAGGTTACACTTGCTTAAAGGTTTAGAAAAAATCCTTTTAGATATAGACAGAGCAGTACAGATCGTAAGGGATACCAAGAAGGATAAAGAGGTAGTGCCAAACCTTATGAAGGGTTTTGAAATTGATGAAATTCAAGCTGAATTTATAGCAGATATCAAGCTGCGTAATTTCAACCAAGAATATATCTTAAACAAAACAAAAGATATAAAAGCCCTTGAAAAGGATATAAAGAATCTCGAGTCTACGCTGAAAAACGAGGAAAAAGTAAAGAAAATAATAATCACTGAACTAGAGCAAGTAGCCGAAAAATATGGTAAACCCCGTAAAACTGAAATAATAGAGGAAAAACATATAGAGGTAGTTACTGTGGAAAATCTTATAGAAGATTACAATGTAAAATTCTTTATAACCAGTGAAAACTATCTTAAAAAGATTCCCCTAACATCACTAAGGAGTAGCAGTAATGGCCAAAAGCTAAAGGACGACGATTTCATAACTCAAGAAATAGAAGGAACTAACAAATCAGAGCTACTGCTATTTTCCAACAAGGCCGTTGTTTATAAGGTTAGAGCATATGAATTGGAAGATAAAAAAACAAGCAGCTTAGGGGATTACCTGAAAAATTTATTAAACCTAGCTGATGACGAAAGAATAATTTACATGGCTGTAACAGATGACTATACTGGATATATGCTCTTCTTCTACAAAAACGGGAAATGCGCCAAGATACCTTTAGAAAGTTACCAAACAAAAACAAACAGGAAGCAGCTAGCAAATGCTTATTCAGATGATGAAAAACTCATACACATAGAACACATCAAAGAGGAAAAAGAACTAGTGGCAGCTAGTAGTATTAAAAAGGTATTAGTATTTAACACCGGGGAAATTAGTCCGAAAACCACTAGAAATTCTGTTGGAGTGCAGGTGCTAAAACCTAAAAAAGGTAGCTCACTGACAATGATTAAAGAACTGGACAAGGTTAACTTTAACAATATAGATTACTATAGAGGAAAGGTTGCCGCCATAGGAACTTTTCTGAAAAGAGATGACTCCTTAGAAAAAGTGGAAGAGTTGACATTTGAAGGATTAGATGAATAA
- a CDS encoding efflux RND transporter permease subunit gives MRYFAKILVEKRKIIMFIFLIISIISIFLIPLVGINYDLSAYLPERSNTREAMGIMQKEFSLTSHAQVMVEDISVSEAVLIKGQIEQVEGVKSVIWLDDLVDVYQPLEIHQSKVAENYYKDRVALFQVEFSEDEYSLQTGKAIEELKEVVGERALLRGTAVRSKALRESTLEEVFFITIFVVPIFLLILVITTRSWFEPVIYLFVIGISVIINMGTNLLFGEISFITLSSASVLQLALSMDYSLFLMHRFSEEREKGLDLREAMVKAITKSFSSLAASCLTTVAGFVALMFMRYRIGLDMSLVLGKGIILSLISVIFLLPSVTILSDRIIQRTYHGSFLPSLGIIANGILKKGVPGLVIVGLLVIPGYFAQSSNTFVYGESAVIEDEDSIVGSHQQQIEAKFGVDNPMILLLPPSDRGKENELVKALMEKEYISSIHSLVTLVDPYIPKEVIPRGVLDNFLTQSYSRMVLALDVPVESEITFLAVEDLKGMVHDYYGEGYYLLGSSASVAEIKDLVDKDFTMVDIISVVAVAFIMMIAFRSLSLPILLVLVIKSAIWINMSVPYFMDRSLSFVGYMIVSAVQLGATIDYAILLSNRYMDNRRIMEKKEAAIQALENSGWSIITSALILFVAGMGVYIISTVGEVSEMGLLIGRGALLSGSMVFIVLPQLLVIFDPLIVKTTVRWKHNIENGEEI, from the coding sequence ATGAGGTACTTCGCAAAGATATTAGTGGAAAAAAGAAAGATAATAATGTTTATTTTTTTAATAATTTCAATTATAAGTATTTTTTTAATACCTTTAGTAGGAATCAATTATGACCTAAGTGCTTACTTACCAGAAAGAAGTAATACTAGAGAGGCAATGGGTATAATGCAGAAAGAGTTCTCCCTAACAAGCCACGCACAGGTGATGGTGGAGGATATCTCAGTTTCAGAAGCTGTATTGATTAAAGGGCAAATTGAACAAGTTGAAGGAGTAAAGAGTGTTATTTGGCTTGATGACTTAGTGGATGTATATCAGCCACTGGAAATACATCAGAGCAAAGTGGCGGAAAACTATTACAAAGATAGGGTAGCCCTTTTTCAAGTGGAATTTAGTGAAGATGAATACAGCTTACAAACAGGAAAAGCTATAGAGGAACTAAAAGAAGTTGTTGGGGAAAGGGCATTGCTAAGGGGCACAGCTGTTAGGTCAAAAGCTCTGAGGGAAAGCACTCTTGAGGAAGTCTTTTTTATTACCATTTTTGTTGTGCCAATTTTTCTTCTTATACTAGTGATAACAACGAGATCGTGGTTTGAGCCTGTGATATACCTATTTGTCATAGGTATATCTGTAATAATTAACATGGGAACAAACCTTTTATTTGGGGAGATCTCCTTCATAACATTATCCAGTGCATCGGTGTTGCAGCTGGCCCTTTCCATGGACTACTCCCTATTCTTAATGCATAGGTTTAGTGAGGAACGTGAGAAGGGGTTAGATTTAAGGGAGGCCATGGTAAAGGCTATTACAAAATCATTTTCATCCTTGGCAGCTAGCTGCCTCACAACAGTAGCTGGGTTTGTGGCCCTTATGTTTATGCGCTATAGGATAGGTCTAGACATGAGCTTGGTTTTAGGCAAAGGGATAATCCTTAGCCTAATCAGTGTTATTTTTCTTTTGCCCAGTGTTACCATATTATCAGATAGAATTATTCAACGCACATACCACGGCTCCTTTTTGCCATCCCTAGGAATAATTGCAAATGGGATACTAAAAAAAGGAGTCCCTGGTCTAGTAATAGTAGGACTACTTGTTATACCAGGGTATTTTGCCCAAAGCTCAAATACATTTGTTTATGGGGAAAGCGCCGTAATAGAGGATGAAGATAGCATAGTAGGGAGTCACCAACAACAAATAGAGGCTAAATTTGGTGTAGATAACCCAATGATACTTTTATTACCCCCAAGTGATAGAGGGAAGGAAAATGAATTAGTCAAAGCTTTAATGGAGAAAGAGTACATATCTTCAATACATTCACTTGTAACCCTAGTAGACCCTTATATACCTAAGGAGGTAATACCTAGGGGTGTGCTTGATAATTTTTTAACCCAAAGCTATAGTAGAATGGTTTTAGCACTAGATGTACCAGTTGAAAGTGAAATAACTTTCTTGGCAGTGGAGGATTTGAAGGGAATGGTCCATGATTACTACGGTGAGGGTTATTATTTATTAGGTTCATCGGCCAGTGTTGCTGAAATAAAAGATTTAGTAGATAAGGATTTTACAATGGTAGATATTATATCTGTTGTGGCTGTTGCATTCATAATGATGATTGCATTTCGTTCATTATCCTTACCGATTTTACTAGTCCTAGTGATAAAATCAGCTATTTGGATTAACATGTCAGTACCTTATTTCATGGATAGGTCACTATCCTTTGTTGGTTATATGATAGTTAGTGCAGTTCAACTAGGAGCAACAATAGATTACGCCATATTATTGTCTAATAGATATATGGATAATAGAAGAATAATGGAAAAGAAAGAAGCTGCCATTCAAGCCTTGGAAAATTCAGGTTGGTCTATCATAACTTCAGCTTTAATTCTTTTTGTAGCGGGTATGGGTGTATATATAATTTCGACAGTAGGAGAGGTTTCTGAGATGGGGCTTCTAATAGGTAGAGGTGCCTTGCTAAGTGGTTCAATGGTTTTTATTGTATTGCCACAATTGTTAGTAATATTTGACCCTCTGATAGTAAAGACCACTGTCAGATGGAAACATAACATAGAAAATGGAGAGGAGATTTAG
- a CDS encoding toprim domain-containing protein: MSIENQQNYGNDSLSTLEEKDKVRLRPGVIFGSDGIEGCRHTLVEIVANARDEAQEGFGDLIEVFRYKDKSMEVRDRGRGIPLEYNTKEQKYNWEIVFTILYGGGKYNNNSGSNYQYSIGLNGLGTAATQFASEYMDVEVYRDGHKYTLHFEKGDNIGGLNKEKYDYEHTGSIIKWKPDLDVFNDIDIPLSFYQETLKRQAIVNKGITFKLYDEETDETFVYSYENGIIDYVKEINGDSGITEPQYFEFETRGRDREDKEEYKLKIEVAFVFNNENTMLEYYHNSSYLEYGGSPDKAVDSGFSSQIHSFLKDRNKYNKNEKRATFTDIKDSLILVTNTFSTVTSYENQTKKAITNKFIQEAMTNFLKEKLEIYFIENKLDLERIMDQVLINKRSREKAELTRIDVKKKLSKGMDNFANKVKKFVDCRTKDKDKRELFIVEGDSALGSTKMGRDAEFQAIIPVRGKILNCLKSDYDKIFKNDIIIDLLKVLGCGVEIKSKHKDLNTFDIEKLNWNKVIICTDADVDGFQIRTLILTMLYVLTPTLIEQGYVYIAESPLYEITDSKDNVYFAYSENEKSKVIKKIKSNYKLQRSKGLGENEPDMMWQTTMNPETRRLIQVTPSEVHATREAFELFLGDNLAGRKEFIFEHGYKYIDESDVG, translated from the coding sequence ATGAGTATAGAAAATCAACAAAATTATGGAAATGACAGTCTTTCAACCTTAGAAGAAAAAGACAAGGTAAGGCTGAGACCAGGGGTTATATTTGGTAGTGACGGGATAGAAGGATGTCGCCATACCCTTGTGGAAATTGTAGCAAATGCTAGGGACGAGGCCCAAGAAGGATTTGGAGATCTTATCGAAGTATTCCGCTATAAAGACAAGTCAATGGAAGTAAGGGATAGAGGTAGGGGAATACCCCTTGAATACAATACAAAAGAACAAAAATATAACTGGGAAATAGTATTCACTATCCTGTATGGTGGTGGTAAGTACAACAATAACTCAGGGAGTAATTATCAATATAGTATAGGTCTTAACGGACTTGGTACTGCAGCAACCCAGTTTGCTTCAGAGTATATGGATGTGGAAGTTTACCGAGATGGACATAAATACACCCTCCACTTTGAAAAGGGAGATAACATAGGTGGTCTAAACAAGGAAAAATATGATTATGAACACACTGGTTCTATTATCAAATGGAAGCCAGATTTAGACGTGTTTAATGACATAGATATCCCACTGAGCTTTTATCAAGAGACTTTAAAAAGGCAAGCAATCGTAAACAAAGGAATAACTTTCAAGCTATATGATGAAGAGACAGATGAAACCTTTGTATATTCTTATGAAAATGGAATAATCGACTATGTCAAAGAAATAAATGGAGACAGTGGAATCACTGAACCTCAGTACTTTGAATTTGAAACAAGGGGTAGAGATCGAGAAGATAAAGAAGAGTATAAGCTTAAAATAGAGGTGGCTTTTGTATTTAACAATGAGAATACCATGCTAGAATACTATCATAACTCTTCTTATTTAGAATACGGCGGTTCACCGGATAAAGCTGTTGATAGCGGATTTTCGTCCCAGATACATAGCTTTCTAAAGGATAGGAACAAGTATAATAAAAATGAAAAAAGGGCTACATTCACGGATATAAAAGATAGTTTAATACTTGTAACCAATACCTTCTCTACTGTGACAAGTTATGAAAATCAGACAAAGAAGGCAATTACTAACAAATTTATACAAGAAGCCATGACAAACTTCCTAAAAGAAAAGCTAGAGATATATTTCATAGAAAACAAGTTGGACCTAGAAAGAATCATGGATCAGGTTCTAATAAATAAGCGTAGTAGAGAAAAGGCAGAGCTGACCCGTATAGATGTGAAGAAAAAGCTAAGTAAGGGAATGGATAACTTTGCTAACAAGGTGAAGAAATTCGTTGACTGCCGTACAAAGGATAAAGATAAAAGGGAATTATTTATAGTTGAAGGGGATTCTGCTTTAGGATCAACAAAAATGGGCAGAGATGCAGAGTTTCAAGCTATAATTCCTGTTCGCGGAAAAATATTAAATTGTTTAAAATCTGATTATGATAAGATATTTAAAAACGATATCATTATAGATTTATTAAAGGTGCTTGGTTGTGGAGTAGAAATCAAAAGTAAACATAAGGATCTAAATACCTTTGACATCGAAAAACTAAACTGGAATAAAGTTATTATATGTACCGACGCCGATGTGGACGGATTTCAGATAAGGACCCTTATTTTGACCATGTTATACGTACTTACACCCACACTAATAGAACAAGGTTATGTATATATCGCTGAATCCCCTCTTTATGAAATAACCGATAGCAAAGACAATGTATATTTTGCCTACTCTGAAAATGAGAAAAGCAAAGTTATAAAGAAAATAAAAAGTAACTATAAGCTACAAAGATCTAAGGGACTTGGGGAAAATGAACCCGATATGATGTGGCAAACAACCATGAATCCAGAAACAAGAAGGCTGATTCAAGTAACCCCATCAGAGGTCCACGCAACCCGAGAAGCCTTCGAGCTATTCCTAGGAGACAACCTAGCAGGAAGAAAAGAGTTCATATTCGAACATGGATATAAGTATATAGATGAATCAGATGTGGGGTAA
- a CDS encoding bile acid:sodium symporter family protein — MKILEKLSSIAGKYFSVWIIFVSIIGILNPSTFAWSLPHIPLFLGVIMFGMGMTLKGEDFKLVLLQPKAILVGVLAQFVVMSLVAFLIAKVFNLDPELAIGVILLGACPGGTASNVITYLARGNVPVSVTMTSISTILAPFLTPLIMLIFAGQWLPVSASALFVDILKIVLIPVVLGIFTRKLFRNYVETSLKVLPLVSVVTILVIVGAIIGANSERIFTSGALVFLVVVLHNLLGLLLGYSIGRFFKIDEDKVRAITLEVGMQNSGLAVSLATVHFGPLAALPGALFSVWHNISGTALATYWNRKDK, encoded by the coding sequence GTGAAGATTTTAGAAAAGTTAAGTAGTATTGCTGGCAAATATTTTTCTGTATGGATCATTTTCGTTTCTATTATAGGTATTTTAAACCCTTCTACCTTTGCATGGTCATTACCACATATACCTTTGTTTTTAGGTGTAATCATGTTTGGAATGGGCATGACACTAAAGGGTGAAGATTTCAAACTGGTTTTACTTCAACCTAAGGCTATTTTAGTGGGAGTTTTAGCACAGTTTGTTGTTATGTCACTTGTGGCGTTCTTGATTGCCAAGGTTTTTAATCTCGATCCCGAACTTGCCATAGGTGTAATATTGCTTGGTGCTTGTCCAGGGGGTACAGCTTCAAATGTTATAACTTATTTAGCCCGTGGCAACGTCCCAGTTTCCGTTACTATGACATCTATTTCCACAATTCTTGCCCCTTTTTTAACACCACTCATTATGTTAATTTTTGCGGGACAGTGGCTACCAGTCTCTGCATCGGCCTTATTTGTAGATATACTAAAAATAGTTCTTATCCCTGTAGTTTTAGGTATATTTACTAGGAAGCTTTTTAGAAACTATGTCGAAACAAGCCTTAAAGTTCTACCTTTAGTGTCTGTGGTTACTATACTAGTAATAGTTGGTGCCATAATCGGTGCTAATTCTGAGCGAATCTTTACTTCTGGAGCTTTAGTTTTCTTAGTAGTGGTATTGCATAATCTATTAGGACTTCTTTTAGGTTACTCCATAGGGAGATTCTTCAAGATAGATGAAGATAAGGTTAGAGCTATTACCTTGGAGGTTGGCATGCAAAACTCAGGACTTGCAGTTTCGTTGGCAACTGTTCACTTCGGACCCCTAGCAGCTTTGCCAGGAGCACTATTCAGTGTGTGGCATAATATATCAGGAACGGCATTAGCAACTTACTGGAACAGAAAAGATAAATAG